The following proteins are encoded in a genomic region of Cryptomeria japonica chromosome 11, Sugi_1.0, whole genome shotgun sequence:
- the LOC131076319 gene encoding transcription factor bHLH118, protein MEMNDSELFPSPIFENAGDICAYNDSTLRKSPNQFSLSRNPLKISGVVDYETRKLDCKFIEPGLKIGKAQITSKNSIHTSTERQRRKDMKSLYSSLRSLLPEEYVMGKRSIADQLLRTANYIKHLQEKVKEAKQVRDETCQKKMCQDLPVSVASQTFPSIKIDSSGSFIVVSTINCQIAFSDLLFAMENNDLHVVSASSCAMNDKFFHTVHAKVSDLNNFDKRILYRQISNLMTKIEKKP, encoded by the exons ATGGAGATGAACGACTCTGAGTTATTTCCTTCGCCTATTTTCGAAAATGCTGGTGACATTTGTGCCTATAATGATTCAACCTTGAGAAAATCCCCCAATCAATTTTCCTTATCACGAAATCCTCTTAAAATTTCTGGTGTTGTGGATTATGAAACTCGAAAGCTTGATTGCAAATTTATTGAACCTGGTCTTAAGATTGGAAAAGCACAAATAACCAGTAAAAATAGCATCCACACATCTACAGAAAGGCAAAGGCGAAAAGACATGAAATCGCTTTATTCTTCATTGAGATCTTTGCTGCCAGAGGAATATGTAATG gggAAACGTTCAATAGCAGATCAACTTTTAAGAACCGCTAACTACATTAAACATTTGCAGGAAAAAGTAAAGGAGGCTAAACAAGTGAGAGATGAGACCTGCCAGAAAAAAATGTGCCAGGATCTTCCAGTTTCTGTCGCATCACAGACTTTCCCGTCTATTAAAATAGATTCCAGTGGTTCATTTATTGTTGTATCAACAATCAATTGTCAGATAGCGTTTTCTGATCTTCTGTTTGCAATGGAAAATAATGATCTTCATGTCGTTAGTGCTTCTTCTTGTGCCATGAATGACAAATTCTTTCACACCGTCCATGCCAAG GTTTCAGATCTAAATAATTTTGACAAAAGAATTCTCTATCGCCAGATCTCGAATTTGATGACGAAAATTGAGAAAAAACCCTGA